A window of the Eulemur rufifrons isolate Redbay chromosome 6, OSU_ERuf_1, whole genome shotgun sequence genome harbors these coding sequences:
- the LOC138385032 gene encoding glutathione S-transferase P-like: MHIQQTRIAAAGCAGKGPAGLQGPRCDGGRGADAVEAEESLHVPTVPPYTIVYFPARGRCEALRMLLADQGQSWKEEVVTKEAWQQGSLKASCLYGQLPKFQDGDLTLYQSNAMLRHLGRSLGLYGKDQREAALVDVVNDGVEDHRKRCGHLIHHNYEEGKAQYVQELPGHLKPFETLLAQNQGGQAFIVGDQISFADYNLLDLLLAHQVLVPGCLDTFPLLSAYVARLSARPKLKAFLASPEHVNRPVFGSRKI; this comes from the exons ATGCACATTCAGCAAACCAGGATTGCCGCGGCTGGTTGTGCAGGGAAGGGCCCTGCAGGCCTCCAGGGACCTCGCTGTGACGGGGGCCGAGGAGCTGACGCAGTAGAGGCTGAGGAAAGCCTCCACGTGCCCACAG TGCCGCCGTACACCATCGTCTACTTCCCGGCCCGAG GGCGCTGCGAGGCCCTGCGCATGCTACTGGCGGAccagggccagagctggaagGAGGAGGTGGTGACCAAAGAGGCCTGGCAGCAGGGCTCACTCAAGGCCTCCTGT CTGTATGGGCAGCTCCCCAAGTTCCAGGATGGAGACCTCACCCTGTACCAGTCCAATGCCATGCTGCGTCACCTGGGGCGCTCGCTCG GGCTCTATGGCAAGGACCAGCGGGAGGCGGCGCTGGTGGACGTGGTCAACGATGGGGTAGAAGACCATCGCAAGCGCTGTGGCCACCTCATCCACCATAACTAC GAGGAGGGCAAAGCCCAGTATGTTCAGGAGCTGCCCGGGCACCTGAAGCCTTTTGAGACCCTGCTGGCCCAGAACCAGGGGGGCCAGGCCTTCATCGTGGGTGACCAG ATCTCCTTCGCCGACTACAACCTGCTGGACTTGCTGCTGGCCCACCAGGTCCTGGTGCCGGGCTGTCTGGACACCTTCCCCCTGCTGTCCGCCTACGTGGCGCGCCTCAGTGCCCGGCCCAAGCTCAAGGCCTTCCTGGCCTCCCCTGAGCACGTGAACCGCCCTGTCTTTGGCAGCCGCAAGATATGA
- the LOC138384678 gene encoding calcium-binding protein 2 isoform X3: protein MALPQGPADGSPDSGDPSPSGGGPGTSQASASPAATRRRVLLRELEAQVQAAYGQDRELRPEEIEELQVAFQEFDRDRDGYIGCRELGACMRTLGYMPTEMELIEISQQISGGKVDFEDFVELMGPKLLAETADMIGVRELRDAFREFDTNGDGCISVGELRAALKALLGERLSQREVDEILRDIDLNGDGLVDFEEFVRMMSR from the exons atggccctgccccagggcccagcagaTGGCAGCCCCGACTCTGGGGACCCCAGCCCCTCTGGGGGCGGTCCAGGCACCAGCCAGGCCTCTGCCAGCCCAGCAGCCACCAGGCGACGGGTGCTCCTCCGGGAGCTCGAGGCCCAGGTGCAGGCAGCCTACGGGCAG GACCGGGAGCTGCGGCCCGAGGAGATTGAAG AGCTGCAGGTCGCCTTCCAGGAGTTCGACCGAGACCGGGACGGCTACATCGGCTGCCGGGAGCTGGGCGCCTGCATGCGGACCCTGGGCTACATGCCCACCGAGATGGAGCTCATCGAGATCTCGCAGCAAATCA GTGGCGGGAAGGTGGACTTTGAAGACTTCGTGGAGCTGATGGGCCCCAAGCTGCTGGCAGAGACGGCGGACATGATCGGCGTCCGGGAGCTGCGCGACGCCTTCCGGGAG TTCGACACCAACGGGGACGGCTGCATCAGCGTGGGCGAGCTCCGGGCGGCCCTCAAGGCCCTGCTGGGGGAGCGCCTCAGCCAGCGCGAGGTGGACGAGATCCTGCGGGACATCGACCTCAACGGGGACGGCCTGGTGGACTTCGAAG AGTTTGTGCGAATGATGTCTCGCTGA
- the LOC138384678 gene encoding calcium-binding protein 2 isoform X1, with translation MVQGPWGTVPSGPGAGGLRTPGSGPAPPQGAPTTASAPAPRSRGALGRASRATRCSAAWWGLPASSCGPASPPPNSYDRELRPEEIEELQVAFQEFDRDRDGYIGCRELGACMRTLGYMPTEMELIEISQQISGGKVDFEDFVELMGPKLLAETADMIGVRELRDAFREFDTNGDGCISVGELRAALKALLGERLSQREVDEILRDIDLNGDGLVDFEEFVRMMSR, from the exons ATGGTCCAGGGCCCATGGGGAACTGTGCCAAGCGGCCCCGGCGCCGGGGGCCTAAG GACCCCTGGCAGTGGCCCAGCTCCCCCGCAGGGGGCTCCCACCACAGCCTCGGCCCCAGCCCCAAGGAGCAGGGGGGCCCTGGGACGGGCGTCCAGGGCTACTCGGTGCTCAGCAGCCTGGTGGGGCCTGCCTGCATCTTCCTGCGGCCCAGCATCGCCGCCACCCAACTCGTAT GACCGGGAGCTGCGGCCCGAGGAGATTGAAG AGCTGCAGGTCGCCTTCCAGGAGTTCGACCGAGACCGGGACGGCTACATCGGCTGCCGGGAGCTGGGCGCCTGCATGCGGACCCTGGGCTACATGCCCACCGAGATGGAGCTCATCGAGATCTCGCAGCAAATCA GTGGCGGGAAGGTGGACTTTGAAGACTTCGTGGAGCTGATGGGCCCCAAGCTGCTGGCAGAGACGGCGGACATGATCGGCGTCCGGGAGCTGCGCGACGCCTTCCGGGAG TTCGACACCAACGGGGACGGCTGCATCAGCGTGGGCGAGCTCCGGGCGGCCCTCAAGGCCCTGCTGGGGGAGCGCCTCAGCCAGCGCGAGGTGGACGAGATCCTGCGGGACATCGACCTCAACGGGGACGGCCTGGTGGACTTCGAAG AGTTTGTGCGAATGATGTCTCGCTGA
- the LOC138384678 gene encoding calcium-binding protein 2 isoform X2, which yields MGNCAKRPRRRGPKDPWQWPSSPAGGSHHSLGPSPKEQGGPGTGVQGYSVLSSLVGPACIFLRPSIAATQLDRELRPEEIEELQVAFQEFDRDRDGYIGCRELGACMRTLGYMPTEMELIEISQQISGGKVDFEDFVELMGPKLLAETADMIGVRELRDAFREFDTNGDGCISVGELRAALKALLGERLSQREVDEILRDIDLNGDGLVDFEEFVRMMSR from the exons ATGGGGAACTGTGCCAAGCGGCCCCGGCGCCGGGGGCCTAAG GACCCCTGGCAGTGGCCCAGCTCCCCCGCAGGGGGCTCCCACCACAGCCTCGGCCCCAGCCCCAAGGAGCAGGGGGGCCCTGGGACGGGCGTCCAGGGCTACTCGGTGCTCAGCAGCCTGGTGGGGCCTGCCTGCATCTTCCTGCGGCCCAGCATCGCCGCCACCCAACTC GACCGGGAGCTGCGGCCCGAGGAGATTGAAG AGCTGCAGGTCGCCTTCCAGGAGTTCGACCGAGACCGGGACGGCTACATCGGCTGCCGGGAGCTGGGCGCCTGCATGCGGACCCTGGGCTACATGCCCACCGAGATGGAGCTCATCGAGATCTCGCAGCAAATCA GTGGCGGGAAGGTGGACTTTGAAGACTTCGTGGAGCTGATGGGCCCCAAGCTGCTGGCAGAGACGGCGGACATGATCGGCGTCCGGGAGCTGCGCGACGCCTTCCGGGAG TTCGACACCAACGGGGACGGCTGCATCAGCGTGGGCGAGCTCCGGGCGGCCCTCAAGGCCCTGCTGGGGGAGCGCCTCAGCCAGCGCGAGGTGGACGAGATCCTGCGGGACATCGACCTCAACGGGGACGGCCTGGTGGACTTCGAAG AGTTTGTGCGAATGATGTCTCGCTGA
- the LOC138384678 gene encoding calcium-binding protein 2 isoform X4: protein MGNCAKRPRRRGPKDRELRPEEIEELQVAFQEFDRDRDGYIGCRELGACMRTLGYMPTEMELIEISQQISGGKVDFEDFVELMGPKLLAETADMIGVRELRDAFREFDTNGDGCISVGELRAALKALLGERLSQREVDEILRDIDLNGDGLVDFEEFVRMMSR, encoded by the exons ATGGGGAACTGTGCCAAGCGGCCCCGGCGCCGGGGGCCTAAG GACCGGGAGCTGCGGCCCGAGGAGATTGAAG AGCTGCAGGTCGCCTTCCAGGAGTTCGACCGAGACCGGGACGGCTACATCGGCTGCCGGGAGCTGGGCGCCTGCATGCGGACCCTGGGCTACATGCCCACCGAGATGGAGCTCATCGAGATCTCGCAGCAAATCA GTGGCGGGAAGGTGGACTTTGAAGACTTCGTGGAGCTGATGGGCCCCAAGCTGCTGGCAGAGACGGCGGACATGATCGGCGTCCGGGAGCTGCGCGACGCCTTCCGGGAG TTCGACACCAACGGGGACGGCTGCATCAGCGTGGGCGAGCTCCGGGCGGCCCTCAAGGCCCTGCTGGGGGAGCGCCTCAGCCAGCGCGAGGTGGACGAGATCCTGCGGGACATCGACCTCAACGGGGACGGCCTGGTGGACTTCGAAG AGTTTGTGCGAATGATGTCTCGCTGA
- the CDK2AP2 gene encoding cyclin-dependent kinase 2-associated protein 2 has translation MSYKPIAPAPSSTPGSSTPGPGTPVPTAGSVPSPSGSVPGAAAPFRPLFNDFGPPSMGYVQAMKPPGAQGSQSTYTDLLSVIEEMGKEIRPTYAGSKSAMERLKRGIIHARALVRECLAETERNART, from the exons ATGTCCTACAAGCCTatcgcccccgcccccagcagcaCCCCTGGCTCCAGCACCCCTGGGCCGGGCACCCCGGTCCCTACAG CCGGCAGTGTCCCATCACCGTCGGGCTCAGTGCCAGGAGCCGCTGCCCCTTTCAGACCACTGTTTAACGACTTTGGACCGCCCTCCATGGGCTATGTGCAG GCGATGAAGCCACCCGGCGCCCAGGGCTCCCAGAGCACCTACACGGACCTGCTGTCGGTCATAGAGGAGATGGGCAAAGAGATCCGGCCCACCTATGCTGGCAGCAAGAGCGCCATGGAGCGCCTGAAGAGAG GCATCATCCACGCCCGGGCCCTAGTCAGAGAGTGCCTGGCCGAGACAGAGCGGAACGCCCGCACGTAA